In Thioalkalivibrio paradoxus ARh 1, the following are encoded in one genomic region:
- the rbfA gene encoding 30S ribosome-binding factor RbfA — translation MTAHRDYHRSERVGDQMQRELAELIRLEVKDPRVGMITLSGVEVSRDLAHAKVFFTQLGGEAKGLEAQQGLNHAAGYLRHALGTRLRLRSVPTLRFIYDDTPERGARISALIDSAIAEDIARHPQDAPSDESVDPADPGSDR, via the coding sequence ATGACGGCGCACCGCGACTATCACCGCAGCGAGCGGGTCGGCGACCAGATGCAGCGCGAACTGGCCGAGCTGATCCGGCTCGAGGTCAAGGATCCGCGGGTCGGGATGATCACCCTGTCGGGGGTCGAGGTCAGCCGCGATCTTGCGCATGCCAAGGTCTTCTTCACCCAGTTGGGCGGCGAAGCCAAGGGGCTCGAGGCGCAACAGGGCCTGAACCATGCCGCCGGCTATCTGCGTCACGCGCTGGGAACGCGCCTGCGTCTGCGCAGCGTTCCGACGCTGCGCTTCATTTACGACGATACCCCCGAGCGCGGCGCGCGCATTTCGGCGCTGATCGACTCGGCGATCGCCGAGGACATCGCCCGGCATCCGCAGGATGCGCCATCGGATGAGTCCGTCGATCCCGCCGATCCCGGGTCCGACCGCTGA
- the pnp gene encoding polyribonucleotide nucleotidyltransferase has protein sequence MSYKKTFQYGNQTVTFETGGIARQATGAVLVNIADTVVLVTVVARKEADPGRDFFPLTVNYQERTYAAGKIPGGFFKREGRPNEKETLTSRLIDRPLRPLFPEGFTHETQIVATVMSINPEVDPDIVAMLGASAALAVSGVPFAGPIGAARVGYRDGQYLLNPTASELPDSQLDLVVAGTENAVIMVESEASELSEDVMLGAVMYGHEQMQAAIQAIRELAADAGKPAWDWTAPQTDDSVDAQVAEVARNALVEAYQIAEKQARTERLNSLRADVVERLATGDEGAPSAEAVKNAFHELEYRIVRDRILDGNPRIDGRDTRSVRPITVQTGVLPRAHGSAVFTRGETQALVVATLGTDRDAQVIDAIEGERRERFMLHYNFPPYCTGETGMVGSPKRREIGHGRLAKRGVQAVVPRDDSFPYVIRVVSEITESNGSSSMASVCGTSLALMDAGVPLKAPVAGIAMGLIKEADRFAVLTDILGDEDHLGDMDFKVAGTRAGVTALQMDIKIDGITREIMEKALQQAREGRLHILERMGESISSHRTEMSSYAPRFITLRINPEKIRDVIGKGGATIRALTEETGTSIDISDDGVVKIASTDQAAGEEAKRRIEELTADVEVGRVYSGRVVKIMDFGAFVSILPGRDGLVHISQISNERVENVTDFLNEGDSVTVKVLEVDKQGRIRLSMKAVDAA, from the coding sequence GTGTCATACAAGAAGACGTTTCAGTACGGAAATCAGACGGTCACCTTCGAGACCGGAGGCATCGCCCGGCAGGCCACCGGGGCTGTCCTGGTCAACATCGCGGATACCGTGGTGCTGGTCACGGTGGTGGCGCGCAAGGAGGCCGATCCCGGGCGCGACTTCTTCCCGCTGACGGTGAACTACCAGGAACGGACCTACGCGGCAGGCAAGATCCCCGGGGGGTTCTTCAAGCGCGAGGGACGCCCGAACGAAAAGGAAACGCTGACCAGCCGGCTGATCGACCGTCCGTTGCGCCCGCTGTTCCCCGAGGGCTTCACGCACGAAACCCAGATCGTTGCGACCGTGATGTCGATCAACCCCGAGGTGGACCCGGACATCGTCGCGATGCTCGGCGCCTCGGCCGCGCTCGCGGTGTCGGGCGTGCCGTTCGCCGGGCCGATCGGCGCGGCGCGCGTCGGCTACCGCGACGGTCAGTACCTGCTGAACCCCACGGCCTCCGAGTTGCCGGACTCGCAGCTCGATCTGGTCGTCGCGGGTACCGAGAACGCGGTGATCATGGTCGAATCGGAGGCCAGCGAGCTTTCCGAGGACGTGATGCTGGGCGCGGTGATGTACGGCCACGAACAGATGCAGGCTGCGATCCAGGCGATCCGCGAACTGGCCGCCGACGCCGGCAAACCGGCCTGGGACTGGACCGCGCCGCAGACCGATGACAGCGTCGATGCCCAGGTGGCCGAAGTGGCCCGCAACGCGCTGGTCGAGGCCTACCAGATCGCCGAGAAACAGGCGCGGACCGAGCGCTTGAACAGCCTGCGTGCGGATGTGGTCGAACGGCTCGCCACCGGTGACGAGGGCGCCCCTTCCGCCGAAGCCGTGAAGAACGCGTTCCACGAACTGGAGTACCGGATCGTGCGCGACCGCATCCTCGATGGCAACCCGCGCATCGATGGCCGGGATACGCGTTCGGTGCGTCCGATCACGGTGCAGACCGGGGTGTTGCCGCGCGCCCACGGTTCAGCGGTGTTCACCCGCGGCGAGACCCAGGCGCTGGTGGTTGCAACCCTCGGTACCGACCGCGATGCCCAGGTGATCGATGCGATCGAGGGCGAACGCCGCGAACGGTTCATGCTCCATTACAACTTCCCGCCGTACTGCACCGGCGAAACCGGTATGGTGGGCTCGCCGAAACGGCGCGAGATCGGCCACGGCCGCCTCGCGAAGCGCGGCGTGCAGGCGGTCGTGCCGCGAGACGACAGCTTCCCCTACGTGATCCGCGTGGTCTCCGAGATCACCGAATCGAACGGTTCGAGTTCGATGGCGTCGGTCTGCGGCACCAGCCTCGCGCTGATGGATGCCGGCGTACCGCTGAAGGCGCCGGTCGCCGGGATCGCGATGGGGCTGATCAAGGAAGCGGACCGCTTCGCGGTGTTGACGGATATCCTCGGCGACGAGGATCATCTGGGCGATATGGACTTCAAGGTCGCAGGTACGCGCGCCGGCGTGACGGCGCTGCAGATGGACATCAAGATCGACGGGATTACCCGCGAGATCATGGAGAAGGCGCTGCAGCAGGCCCGCGAGGGACGTCTCCATATCCTCGAGCGCATGGGCGAGTCGATCAGTTCGCATCGCACCGAGATGTCGAGCTATGCGCCGCGCTTCATCACCCTGCGGATCAACCCGGAGAAGATCCGGGATGTGATCGGCAAGGGCGGCGCGACCATCCGGGCGCTGACCGAGGAGACGGGCACGTCGATCGATATCTCCGACGACGGGGTCGTGAAGATCGCGTCGACCGACCAGGCCGCGGGCGAGGAGGCCAAGCGCCGCATCGAGGAATTGACCGCCGATGTCGAAGTCGGTCGGGTCTACAGCGGGCGCGTGGTGAAGATCATGGATTTCGGCGCGTTCGTGTCGATCCTGCCCGGCCGCGACGGACTGGTGCACATCTCCCAGATCTCGAACGAGCGCGTGGAGAATGTGACCGACTTCCTGAACGAGGGCGATTCGGTGACCGTGAAGGTGCTCGAGGTCGACAAGCAGGGCCGGATCAGGCTCAGCATGAAGGCCGTCGACGCCGCCTGA
- the truB gene encoding tRNA pseudouridine(55) synthase TruB, which produces MPIQRRDIDGIILLDKPRGLSSNQALGRVKYLLAARKAGHTGSLDPLATGLLPLCFGQATKVSAWLLDADKRYRAVARLGVETSTGDMEGEIQNERPVPVLTAAEIDAACAGFRGEIQQVPPMHSALKHQGQRLYALARKGIEVERPARNVTIHELRAVFEAPDRLRVEVHCSKGTYIRTLIEDLGRVLGCGAAVAELRRTGHGAFDARGMVTLEELEAASAEGGPQALERWLLPADSALSGCPEVRLDAASTRFLRQGQPVFVAQIRDRGPLRLYGSNGEFLGVGALLDDGRVAPRRLFVAGGPAGA; this is translated from the coding sequence ATGCCGATCCAGCGCCGTGACATCGATGGCATCATCCTGCTCGACAAGCCGCGGGGCCTGAGTTCGAATCAGGCGCTGGGGCGGGTCAAATACCTGCTTGCGGCCCGCAAGGCGGGGCATACCGGCAGCCTGGATCCGCTGGCCACCGGCCTGCTTCCGCTTTGTTTCGGGCAGGCGACCAAGGTCTCCGCTTGGCTTCTGGATGCGGACAAGCGGTATCGCGCGGTGGCCCGTCTCGGGGTCGAGACCTCGACCGGGGACATGGAAGGTGAGATCCAGAACGAGCGTCCGGTGCCGGTGCTGACCGCCGCCGAGATCGATGCGGCCTGTGCCGGTTTCCGCGGCGAAATCCAGCAGGTGCCGCCGATGCACTCGGCACTGAAGCACCAGGGGCAGCGGTTGTATGCGCTGGCGCGCAAGGGCATCGAAGTGGAACGGCCTGCGCGGAATGTGACCATCCATGAGCTGCGCGCGGTGTTCGAGGCGCCGGACCGGCTGCGCGTCGAGGTGCATTGCAGCAAGGGAACCTATATCCGCACCCTGATCGAGGATCTCGGCCGTGTGCTGGGCTGCGGGGCCGCGGTTGCGGAACTGCGCAGAACGGGTCATGGAGCCTTCGATGCCAGGGGAATGGTCACCCTGGAAGAACTGGAGGCCGCGTCCGCCGAGGGGGGTCCCCAGGCGCTGGAGCGCTGGCTGCTACCCGCGGACAGCGCGCTGTCGGGCTGCCCGGAAGTGCGGCTGGATGCCGCGAGCACGCGTTTCCTGCGTCAGGGGCAGCCGGTGTTCGTCGCCCAGATACGGGACCGCGGGCCCCTGCGGCTGTACGGATCGAACGGCGAGTTTCTCGGGGTTGGCGCATTGCTCGATGACGGCCGGGTGGCGCCGCGGCGGCTGTTCGTGGCCGGCGGCCCGGCAGGCGCCTGA
- a CDS encoding class I SAM-dependent methyltransferase: MDLISIRKSYRRYARHYDVIFGRVFARGRRLALDTLAPVSGKRVLEVGVGTGISLPFYCTDSEVVGIDISREMLDVARRRLSAEDCPAVIGLAEMNAERLGFADDSFDAVVAMYVASVVPNPEQLFAEMWRVCRPGGQILVVNHFASRQWFLRTLERSLRPLSRAVGFRPDMELDHFVSVTGREPVAIEPASLFGYWKQVQFTKSA, encoded by the coding sequence ATGGACCTGATCAGTATCCGAAAAAGCTATCGGCGTTACGCCCGTCATTACGACGTGATCTTCGGGCGCGTTTTCGCCCGGGGCCGGCGCCTTGCGCTGGACACGCTGGCTCCGGTATCCGGCAAGCGCGTGCTCGAGGTCGGGGTCGGAACCGGGATTTCGCTGCCATTCTATTGCACGGACTCCGAGGTCGTGGGCATCGACATCAGCCGGGAGATGCTCGACGTCGCCCGCCGGCGGCTATCCGCTGAAGACTGCCCCGCAGTGATCGGCCTGGCCGAGATGAATGCCGAACGGCTGGGTTTCGCGGACGACAGCTTCGATGCCGTGGTCGCGATGTACGTGGCGTCGGTGGTGCCCAATCCCGAGCAGCTGTTCGCGGAGATGTGGCGGGTCTGCCGGCCCGGTGGGCAGATCCTGGTGGTGAACCATTTCGCGTCGCGCCAGTGGTTCCTGCGTACCCTGGAACGCAGCCTGCGGCCGCTGTCGCGGGCCGTCGGGTTCCGGCCCGACATGGAGCTGGATCACTTCGTCTCGGTGACCGGCCGCGAACCGGTCGCGATCGAGCCCGCGAGTCTGTTCGGCTACTGGAAAC
- the rpsO gene encoding 30S ribosomal protein S15, translated as MSIGTEAKMAIVEQHRRDANDTGSPEVQVALLTARIQHLMGHFQTHKKDHHSRRGLLKMVNQRRKLLSYLKGRDQERYQALVQSLGLRR; from the coding sequence ATGTCAATCGGTACCGAAGCCAAGATGGCCATCGTCGAGCAGCACCGCCGCGATGCCAACGACACGGGTTCGCCGGAGGTGCAGGTGGCTCTGCTCACCGCGCGCATCCAGCACCTGATGGGTCATTTCCAGACCCACAAGAAAGATCACCATTCGCGCCGCGGCCTGCTCAAGATGGTCAATCAGCGGCGCAAGTTGCTGAGCTACCTGAAGGGCAGGGACCAAGAGCGCTATCAGGCGCTGGTGCAGAGCCTCGGTCTACGCCGATAA